The Granulicella sp. 5B5 nucleotide sequence GACGTCGGCGCCTCGACCCTCAACATCCTCTCCGGCTCTACGCAGCTCTCGCCACAGTTCTTTCTCAGCCCTAAGAACGGCGTCACATACAACATCGTCGCGCAGACACCGCAGTACAACATTCAGTCTCTGCAGGACATCCAGAATATCCCCGTCACCTCACCTAACGCGAAGTCCCCCGAGATTCTAACCGACGTCGCCAGCATCACGCCCGGCACCGAGCAACCTATCATCACTCACTACAACGTTCGCCGCACGCTCGACATCTACGCCAACGTGCAGGACCGCGACCTCGGCTCTGTCGCCAAGGACGTTCAGAGCATCATCAACAAGAATCGGCAGAATCTTTCGCGCGGTAATTTCGTCACCGTTCGCGGACAGGTTGAGACGATGAATGCCTCATACACAGGCCTGTTCTTCGGCCTTGGCTTCTCCATCGTCCTGGTGTACCTGCTCATCGTCGTCAACTTCCAGTCCTGGCTCGATCCCTTCATCATCATCACGGCGCTCCCAGCGGCCATCTCAGGCATCGTGCTCTTTCTCATGCTCACTCACACCACACTGTCGGTCCCCGCTCTCATGGGCTCCATCATGTGCATGGGCGTGGCAACAGCCAATTCCATCCTTGTTGTCGCGTTTGCCAAGGAGCGACTCGCCGAGCACGCCGACGCGGTCAAAGCCGCTGTCGAAGCGGGTGCCACCCGCTTCCGCCCAGTCTGCATGACGGCCCTGGCTATGATCATTGGCATGATCCCCATGGCCCTCGGCGCAGGCGACGGTGGCCAGCAAAACGCTCCCCTCGGCCGCGCCGTCATCGGCGGCCTCAGCTTTGCCACGCTCGCCACTCTGATCTTTGTTCCAGCTGTCTTCGCCCTATTGCACAGCGGTAGCAAACACAAACCGAACACCGCTGCCACGCCCGCGGTCCCTCAACACTAGAACGCAGTACCCTTGAATTCAAGGCGAACTCCGGAGACCTCAGCATGTCCCCCCTTGGCAACGATATCCAACCACACATGAACGCCGACTCCACCTCGCCCGCCACGGAATATGGCGAACCACCGCGCGGTATCACTCCCGGCGTCCGGCTCACGGTCATCATCGTAGCGGTCGTCATCGGCCTTGGCATTGCCTACCGCCTCGTCCAGCACTTCTCTGACGAGCACCACCTCGTGCAGACCACCGACGCCAACGCCACACCATTCGTCAACGTCATTCATCCCCTCGCCGCCGGCGCCGCCTCCGAACTCGCACTCCCCGGCAATACGCAGGCCTTCGTCGACACCCCCATCTACGCTCGCACCAGCGGCTACCTCAAAAACTGGTTCTTCGACATCGGCAGCCACGTCCGTAAGGGACAGCTCATGGCCACCATCGAAACACCCGAGCTCGACGAGCAGCTCATGGTCGCCCGCGCCGATCTCAAGAGCGCCCAGGCCGATCTCAACCTCGCCAACGTCACCTCGGAGCGCTACCAAAACCTGCTGAAGTCCGACTCCGTCTCCAAGCAGGAGACCGATGTGGCCGTCTCCGGTGCTGCCGCCAAACGCGCCGCAGTAGAAGCCGCCGAATCCAATGTCCGCCGCCTCGAACAGCTCCAGTCCTTCGAAAAGGTCTACGCTCCCTACTCCGGCGTCGTCACCGTCCGCAACACCGACATCGGAGACCTCATCGACGCAGGCTCCTCCACCTCCAGCAACACCACCAAGGAGCTCTTCCGCGTTGCCTCCACCGACAAGCTGCGCGTCTTCGTCGAAGTCCCCGAGGTCTACGCCCCCGACATCCACAACGGCGACAAGGCCACTCTCACACTCGACGAGTATCCCGGCCAGTCCTTCACGGGTACTGTCACACGCAACTCCAACGCCATCGATCCCAACTCACGCACGCTCAACGTCGAGGTCGACGTCGACAACCGCGGTGGCAAGCTCCTGCCCGGCGCGTACGTCTTCGTGCACTTCAAGGTGCCGCTCGAAGGCCGCATGCTCTCCGTGCCTACCAACGCGCTGCTCTTCCGCGCCCAGGGCCTCCAGGTTGCGCTCGTTCGCGACGGCCACGTCCATCTCCAGCACATCACCATCGGCAAGGACGACGGCAGGGCCGTCGAAGTCTCCACCGGCCTCAACGCCTCCGATCAGGTCATCCTCGATCCCTCCGACTCCATCGCGGAGGGCCAGGCCGTCCGCATCGCCAACCAGAACTCGGAGGCGCAATGACCGTACCGGGTTCCGCAGCGCGACCATCTCATCCTGGCCGCCGACTACTATTGCCAATCTGTTCGGCGCTGCCCATGCTGCTCACCGGCTGCCTCGTAGGTCCCAAGTACAAGGTGCCGCCCACACCCGCGCCGCCGGCCTACAAAGAAGCCGTTCCCGCCGACTACAAGAGCGCCCAACCCACAGCCACCGGTGACGATACCTGGAAACCCGGCCAGCCCTACGACGCCATCCCTCGCGGCTCCTGGTGGACCGTCTTCAACGACCAGCAGCTCAACACCCTCGAACCCCAGGTTGAGACCGCGAACCTCACCCTCCGCCAGGCCGACGCCAACCTGCGTGCAGCCTTAGCTGAGGTTCGCGTTCGCAAGGCCGACCGTTTCCCCACCCTCGGCATCGATCCCGGCGTAGGCGCAGGCCGTTACGGCCTCGGCTCCTACTTCAATAGCGCACCTTCAGCCTTTGGAGCCACCGGCAGCACCACGCAGTATCCCCTGGAGATCAACTACATGGTCGATCTCTGGGGACAAGTCCGCCACAACATCGCCGCGGGCAAAGAAGAAGTCCAGGCCACCGCCGGAGACCGCGAGAGCATCCTGCTCTCTCTCCAGGCCACCCTCGCCATCGACTACTTCGAGCTACGCACCGCCGACTCTCTGCAGCAACTGCTCAACGCCACCGTCAAGCAGTACCAGGAAGCCGTCCGCATCACCACCAACCGTTTCAACGGCGGTGTCGCGGCCAAGTCGGACGTCACCCAGGCCCAAACCCAGCTCGACGCCGCAAGGGTCCTCGCCACCGACATCACCATCCAGCGCGCCCAATTCGAGCACGCCATTGCCATCCTCATCGGCAAGCCCCCTGCGGACCTCGCCATACCCAACTCACCGCTACCGGAGACCACGGTCCCCCCGGTTATCCCTCCCGGCCTGCCGTCACAACTCCTTGAGCGCCGTC carries:
- a CDS encoding efflux transporter outer membrane subunit, with the protein product MPICSALPMLLTGCLVGPKYKVPPTPAPPAYKEAVPADYKSAQPTATGDDTWKPGQPYDAIPRGSWWTVFNDQQLNTLEPQVETANLTLRQADANLRAALAEVRVRKADRFPTLGIDPGVGAGRYGLGSYFNSAPSAFGATGSTTQYPLEINYMVDLWGQVRHNIAAGKEEVQATAGDRESILLSLQATLAIDYFELRTADSLQQLLNATVKQYQEAVRITTNRFNGGVAAKSDVTQAQTQLDAARVLATDITIQRAQFEHAIAILIGKPPADLAIPNSPLPETTVPPVIPPGLPSQLLERRPDIASAERRADEGNEAIGIAQGAFYPSLNLSGAIGYSTTGSLSTIFNPSGAVYSLGPGLGYTFFDGGRRHGIKDEAIALFDRNAAAYKQTVLTAFQQVEDNLVALHTLSQESDEQHSATAAALESERIFNNRYVGGVDNYLQVITAQTTALDNEVNDIDILRRRMDSTVSLIIALGGGWDRSQLPTP
- a CDS encoding efflux RND transporter periplasmic adaptor subunit — protein: MSPLGNDIQPHMNADSTSPATEYGEPPRGITPGVRLTVIIVAVVIGLGIAYRLVQHFSDEHHLVQTTDANATPFVNVIHPLAAGAASELALPGNTQAFVDTPIYARTSGYLKNWFFDIGSHVRKGQLMATIETPELDEQLMVARADLKSAQADLNLANVTSERYQNLLKSDSVSKQETDVAVSGAAAKRAAVEAAESNVRRLEQLQSFEKVYAPYSGVVTVRNTDIGDLIDAGSSTSSNTTKELFRVASTDKLRVFVEVPEVYAPDIHNGDKATLTLDEYPGQSFTGTVTRNSNAIDPNSRTLNVEVDVDNRGGKLLPGAYVFVHFKVPLEGRMLSVPTNALLFRAQGLQVALVRDGHVHLQHITIGKDDGRAVEVSTGLNASDQVILDPSDSIAEGQAVRIANQNSEAQ